Below is a genomic region from Candidatus Binatia bacterium.
ATGGAAGCCGCATGATCTCTTTGAGCTCTCAGAAAGAAGTGCCGCCGGAGTTTCGCTATCGCACGCAAATTCTCCTCGCGATCGTAGCGGTGATTTTTCTCTTTCTCTTCGGCCGGCTCTTCTTTCTCCAGGTCATCGACGGCGAGCGCTATACCTATCTCTCCGAGAATAATCGCATCCGGCTGAAGAAAGTGCCGGGCACGAGGGGCATGGTCCTCGACCGCCGCGGCCAACTGCTGGTCGACAGCCGCCCCTCTTTCGATCTCCTGTTCGTGCCGGAAGACGCGCCGGAACCGGAAAATACCTTGCGGCAACTGGCGCGCTTTTTGGGCCGCGACGAAGCCGAGCTGCTGAAGCTTTCGCAAGAAAATAAATCCCGCACGCCGTTCCAGGAGATCGTGCTCGGAAAAGATATCGATTGGGCCTCGATGGTCGCCGTGGAAGCGCATCAGCTCGATCTGCCGGGCGTCACGCTGAGGACCCGCCCAAGGCGGAGCTACGTGGAGAGCGGCATGGCCGCTCATCTGCTGGGCTACTTGGGAGAGATCGGTCCGAAGCAGTTGAAGACGCAAAAGGACAACGGCTACAGCATGGGAGACGAGATCGGCCAGTTCGGTCTCGAGCGGCGCTGGGAAGAATTTCTCCGCGGCCAGAGCGGCGGCCAGCAGGTGGAAGTCGACGCTCTCGGGCGGCGCGTCCGAGTGCTCCACGAAGTGGAAGACGTTCCCGGCTACAACGTCGTCTTGACGATCGACAAGGACGTTCAGCAAGCCGCATTCGAGGGGTTGAAAGGCAAAGACGGAGCGATCGTCGCCCTCGACGTCAACAGCGGAGCGGTGCTGGCCATGGCCAGCACTCCCGCGTTCGATCCCAATGTGTTTGCGCGCGGCGTCACGTCGCAAGAATGGCGCGGCCTCACGACCGACCGCGCCTACCCGCTCAATAATCGCGCCATCCAGGGCCAATATCCGCCGGGCTCCACTTTCAAGATCGTCTTGACGGTCGCGTCGCTCGAAGAAGAGACGCTTTCGCCCACACAGCCCCTCGCATGCGGCGGCTCCCTGGCGGTCGGAAACCGCGTCTTCCGCGACTGGAAAAAAGAGGGGCATGGGTCGGTCGACCTGCACAAAGGCCTGGTGCAGTCGTGCGACGTTTATTATTACCAGTTGGGCCAGCGCCTCGGCATCGATCAAATCGCGAAGCACGCGCGCAACCTTGGACTGGGAGAAAAAACCGGCATCGCCCTCGACGACGAGAAGCCCGGCCTCATCCCCGACACCGCATGGAAAAAGCGCCGTTTCAACCAACCCTGGTATCCCGGCGAAACGCCGTCGGCGGCGATCGGCCAGGGTTACATCACGGTGACGCCGCTGCAGATGGCCAACCTGATGGCGATCATCGGCAACGGCGGAACGCGCTACCGGCCCTGGTTCGTGAAGAAAGTGGTGTCCCTGGACGGCTCCGTGATTCAGGAGTACGGTCCGGAAAAGCTCGGCGCCGCGCCGCTCAAAGAAACCACCGTGGCCTTCCTGCGCGATACGTTGCGCGACGTAGTGACCGCCGGCACGGGCGGAAGCGCGAAATCGCAAATCGTCTCGATCGGGGGAAAAACCGGCACGGCCCAGGTGGCGGAGATGAAAGGCGCCTATGTCAAGAGCGAACAGCTCGCCTACGCCCTTCGCGACCATGCCTGGTTCGTCGCTTACGCCCCGACCGAGAACCCCGAGATCGCGGTGGCCGTTCTGGTCGAGCATGGAGGCCACGGCGGCTCGGCGGCGGCGCCTTTGGCGAAGAGCGTGATCGAAAAATACTTCGCCGTCCGCGGCGAGCCGCCGCCCGCCAATCGAACGCTCGCCGGCACCGAAGGAGACGCGCGTGCCAATTGACCGCCGCCTCGCCGCCCATTTCGACTGGACGCTCTTCGGTATCGTCGTCGGCCTGATCTTCTTGGGAATTCTCACGATCTACAGCGCGACCTACAGCGTCAGCGAGCACCAGGGCAGCGGCTTGGCCACGAAACAGTTTTACTGGTTTCTGATCGGCATCGTCGCCCTGGTGACGGCGACGACCTTCGACTACCACCGGGTGGACCGCATCGCTTATCCATTTTACGGCGTGATTCTCGTCTTGCTCGGGATCGTCTTTTTTATCGGCCACTCCGGAGGAGGCTCGCAGCGCTGGATTCATCTGGGATTTTTTACCTTGCAGCCGTCGGAGCTCGCCAAGCTCGCCATCGTCCTGGCGCTCACCAAGTTCCTCCAATACGACGAGCCGCCGGCCGGCTATCGCCTGCGCGATCTGTGGATGCCGTTCGCTTTGATGGCGCCGCTCGCGGTATTGACGCTCATCCAACCCGACCTCGGCACGGCGGTCATTATCGTCGTCGTCTTCTTCAGCATGATACTCATGGGAGGACTTAAGTTGCGGTCGTTTCTCTATCTGGCCGCCGCCGGCTTGACCTTTTTGCCCCTCGGCTGGCATTTTCTGAAGGAGTATCAACGAAATCGCATCTGGACTTTCTTAAATCCCGATCTCGATCCGTTGGGCGCCGGCTATCACGTCATACAATCCAAGATCGCCGTCGGCTCGGGCCGCTGGTTCGGGAAGGGCTTTCTGAACGGGACGCAGAACCGGCTCGACTTTCTCCCGGCGCAGCATACGGACTTTATCTTCGCCGTTTTCGCGGAAGAATGGGGCCTTATCGGTTGCTTGATTTTGCTCGCGCTCTATCTGGCCTTGACGGTGGTCGCGCTCGGGATCGTTTCGCGCGCCAAAGACCGCATCGGCGCGCTCCTCGCGTTCGGCGTGCTCAGCATCTTCTTCGCGCACGTGGTGGTGAACATCTGCATGGTGACCGGGCTCATGCCCGTGGTCGGAATTCCACTGCCGCTGTTGAGCTACGGCGGCTCCTCGATGGTCTCGATGATGGTGGCGATGGGCCTGCTCATCAACGTGAGCATGCGCCGGTTCACGTTCTAGGCAAGAATGGAGTAATGGAGTGTTGAAGCCTTGGAGTAATTGGATCTGAAATTCCACTCCGATAATCCAACACTCCGATACTCCACTACTCCAATACTCCAGTTTTTTTATGATCCCAGAACATTTCCGATCGCCTGGACAAGCTTGGCCTTGGCGACGGCGCCGACGACCTGGTCCTTGACCGTACCGCCTTTGAGAATCAGCAGCGTTGGGATCCCGCGCACGCCGTAGCGCGATGCCGTGCCGGGATTGTTGTCCACGTTGAGCTTCGCGACTTTGAGCTTGCCGTCGTACTCCGCCGCCAGCTCCTCGACGATCGGCGCGATCGCCTTGCACGGACCGCACCACGGCGCCCAGAAATCTACCAGCACGGGCAAGTTCGACCGAAGCACTTCGGCTTCGAAGTTCGCGTCGCTGACCTCCGTTATCTTTCCCATGAAAATGTTTCCCTTCGGTAGTGGTTCAATTTGAATTCAACAACATTTCTCTGTAGGGGCAGGCCCCTGTGCCTGCCCCTACTTTTCGGGCGACCACGGGGGGTCGCCCCTACAACACTACCTTCCGTGCTAGAGTGTCGAGAGAAATCTGAGCAGTGTTCTGACGCCGAAGCCGGTGCCGCCCTTGGGAGAAGTGAGCATGTCCTTCTCCGCGAAGGCCGGACCCGCAATATCGAGATGCGCCCACGGCACGCCGTCGACGAATTCCTGGAGAATCAGCGCCGCCGTGATCGCGCCGCCGTACGACCCGCCGATATTTTTCATGTCCGCGACGCTGCTCTTGATCTCGTCACGGTATTCCTTGACCAGGGGAAGCTGCCAGAGCTTTTCTCCCGACTCTCTTCCCGAGCGAATGAGAGCGTCCGCGAGCGCCTGGTTGTTGCTGAAGATTCCGGCGACCTCCGTTCCGAGCGCGACCATGCAGGCGCCGGTGAGCGTCGCCAGGTTGACGATATAGTCGGGCTTTTCTTTGGCGGCGAGAGCCAAACCGTCGGCCAGGATCAATCTCCCTTCGGCGTCGGTGTTGAGCACCTCGATGGTCTTGCCGTTCAGATACCGGATGATATCGCCCGGCTTTTGCGCGCTGCCGCCCGGCAGGTTGTCGGTGGTGGGAATATAGCCGGTGACTTCGACGGGCAGTCCAAGCCCGGGCAGCCGGCTCATAGCGCCGATGATCGCCGCGCCGCCCGCCATATCGAGCTTCATCGTCTCCATCGATTTCGCCGGCTTCAACGACAGCCCGCCGGAGTCGAAGGTAATTCCCTTTCCTACGAGAGCGACCTTTTTCTTCCCCTTACCGGCGGGCCGGTAGCGAATCACGATGAAGCGCGGCTCCTCCGCGCTGCCGCGATTGACCGCGAGAAGTCCCGCGAGATTCATCGCCTCGATCTTCTTTTTGTTCCACACCTCGACGCTGAGGCTCTTTCCCCGGCAATGGCGCTGGGCCTGCTCGCCCAGATAGCGCGCCGTGGCGACCGACGGAGGCTCGTTCACTAGATCGCGCGCCAGAGACACGCCCGGAGCGATATCGAGCGCCAGCTTTACCGCGCGGACCATGCCGCTGCTTCGGCTAAGACCCGGCCGAAACAAGATAAACGACCTTAGAGCAGCCGACGGCTTCCGCTCCGAGCGATATTTGTTGAACTGGTAGGACGCGAGCAGAACGCCCTCGGCGACGGCGCCAGCGGCAAGCTCCGCCTCTTTTTCCGGGGAAAAGAAAAAACCGACGTCCTCCGCGCCGAGCGCCGAAGCTTCCTTGCGCGCGCGCGCGCCGGCTTTTCTCCAGGAATCGGCGCCGACCTCCTCCGCTTTGCCCAACCCGATCAGCACGAGGTTCGCCGCCGGCATCCGGCCCGCGGTGCTGTAGGACAACGAGCTGCCCTCGGCGCCGGTGAATTGGCTTTTCTTCACTCGCTCGGCGAGGCCGCCGTGGAGCAGGCGGTCGAGCCGCCGGATCACCGGCCCGTCGAGCTGCTTCTCCCGCACCGGAACGGCTAAAAGCCCGGTCTTGATCCTTTCAGGTTGTTGGTCTTGAAATTTTATTTCCATCCCTGCCTCTTTTTAGTCCCGCGACCGAATCAAATTCATAAACTCGTTGCGCGTTTCTTGCCGCGTGCGGAAGGCGCCGAGCAGCGTGCTCGTAATGATCATCGAATTCTGCTTCTCCACGCCGCGCATTCTCATGCACAAATGCTCCGCCTCGATCACGACCCCCACTCCCAGCGGGTTGAGTTTTTCCATCAGCGTGGTGGCGATCTGGCTCGTCAGCCGTTCCTGTACCTGCAGCCGGCTCGAGAAGACGTCGACCACGCGGGCCAGCTTGGAGACGCCGATGATCTTGTGCTGCGGAAGATAAGCGACGTGCGCCTTGCCGAAGAACGGCAGCAAATGGTGCTCGCAGAGGGAATAGAAGTCGATGTTCTTCTGGACGATCATTTCCGAGTACTCTTCGGTGAACACGGCGTTGTTGATCACCTCGTCCAGGTTCATCCGATAGCCGCGGGTGAGAAACGCGAGCGCGTCGCTCACCCGCTTCGGCGTTCGGCGCAGCCCTTCGCGGTCCGGATCTTCGCCGATGGATTTGAGGATCAGGCGGATGTGTTCTTCCATGGGTCTCTCCCGGAGGTCTGATTTAGCAAGACGCGATCGGAAAATTTTCGGCGGCGTTGAAAAAAGTTATCACTTCGACCGAGGGAGGTCAAACAAACCAGTAAGCACAACGCAGTAAAAGTCCGGAGAGCCGGAGATTCTTGTTCACTGCCTACTGCCTACTACAATCTTTGATACAGCCACTGCGGCGTGAATCGGATGGCATAGCTGTTGAGCAGCGTGAAGTAGTCGGTCATCAAGAGAACGCCGACGATCACGAGCAGAACTCCCGCCGCGGCGTGGACATACCCGATGTAACGGCGGAACGCCTGCGAGAAGTGGAAGAAAGAGTTCACCGCAACGGCGCTCAGAAAAAACGGCAGCGCAAGTCCCGCCGCGTAGCCGCTCAGAAGAAACACGCCTTCGCTCACCCGGCTCGACGTTGCCGCCCAAGTGAGGATCGCGCCGAGAATCGGCCCGACGCACGGGATCCAGGCCACGGCAAAGGTGACACCGATCAACGCCGAGCCCAAGTAGCCCGCCGGCTTGTCTTTCAGATTCACCTGGAAATAACGATCGAGGGCGGATATTTTAAAAACTCCCAAGAGGTAAATGCCGACGATAACGATCAGCGCGCCGCCGGCGACGCGGATCAACCGGCGGTATCCCGCAAATAGACCGCCCAAAAAACTGGCGGAGACGCCGAGCGAGACAAAGACGACGGAGAATCCCAGGATAAACGCCAGCGAATTGAGCACGACGCGGCGCCGGACCAGGCTCTGCGCCCGCGGACCCCTCATCTCCTCCAGCGACACGCCGGAGATGAACGACAAATAAGAAGGGATGACGGGCAATACACAGGGAGAGAGAAAAGAAAGCAGCCCCGATGTGAATGCGACGATAAAATTGATGTCGGTCATCGCTTGCCGTCGAGCAGCTCTTGGATGAGCTGTTTGGCGGCGGCACCGTCCCACGACGCCGGGCCCCACATTCTCGCCAAGCCCTCGCCCTTGGAGCCAATCAGATAAGTCGCGGGCAACCCCCAAGCTCCATAAAGAAGACCGACTTCGCCTTCGGGATCGAACATGACGGGATAGGTGATTTTGAGTTCCTTTAAAAACTGCAGCGCGTCCTTGCGGCTGTCTTTCACGTCCACGGCGACGATCGTGAAGCCCTTGCTCTTAAACTGCTGGTACAGCCGCTCCATCGCCGGCATCTCCTCCCGGCAGGGCACGCACCAGGTGGCCCAAAAGTTGAGCAGGACCAGCTTGCCGCGAAAATCTTTCAGCGACGCTTTCTTTCCGGACAGATCGGGAAGGGTAAAATCTGGAGTCGGCGAAGCGTCCTTCATCGGCTCCAGATTGGGAACGAGCTTGTAGTTCAGCCCGGGAGCGCGACCGCTCTGGCCCCAACTCTCTCCGTTTCCAAACCAGAGAGCCGAAAGCAGAAGAAAAAGCGACGCAATGAACCGCTGGCTAATCATATCTAACGCAGATTGATTTTCTTCACTTCCTTCAGCAGCTCGTCAGTGGAAATAAGGTCTTGTTCCCGATTGCTGGGCCTAACGCTCTTAAAACGGATGATCCCCTCCTTGTCGATGATAAAATAGGACCGCGTGGCACGGCGTGTTGTTTCATTAAGTACACCAAAGGCCTTCATAGCCTTTTGATCCTGAAAATCACTGAGAAGGGGGTAATTCAATTTCATGAAATCCGCAAAGGCTTTCTGGGAAAAGGTGGCGTTGGCACTTATGCCTAAAACCTCGGTATTCTCTGCCTGGAATTTAGTATAATTGTCCGCACCGGACGACAGAATATGCTCAATTCAGACTGGACTATAGTCGAGCACGTAAAAATTAATCAGCACATTTTTCCCCCGAAGGCTGCTTAACTTGAGTTTTCCCCCTTTGGTGCTAGCTAGCTCAAAGTCCGGTGCCTTATCCCCTACCTCCACCGCGAGAAGCAGAGTTGGAGGCAGAAAGAGCAGAAGGGAAAAAACCATTGCTAGGGTAGAACCTTTTCTCTTCATAGCCCCTCCTTTTTCCCTTTTTTTAAGCCGTATATCCCAAATCGTTTAATTCTAGCGGACTCATGGCCGACAAACAACATCCCTTTATCACCTTATCACTTTATCTGCCCGGACGAGAATTTCCGGCGGTACAGTAAGACCGATCTTCTTGGCTGTCTTGAGGTTGATGATTAGATCAAACCGCTTCGGCTGCTCTACGGGCAGGTCGCCGGGTTTGGAGCCTCTGAGGATCTTGTCCACGTACGTCGCTGCGCGCCTGTACAAGTCGGCATCGCTCGGCCCATAGCACATGAGGCCGCCAGCATCCACAAAATCCCTTGTCTGGAACAGTGTTGGAAGGCCCCCCTTTGTCGCGAGGTCGACGATCCTCGATTGGTGAGCAATGGTAAGGGTGTCCGCCAGCGTAAAAAGAGCGCCGGCGCGCTTGCTTTTAGCGGCTCGGAATGCGCTTTCGAGATCGTTGCCAACCCGCACCTCCAGGGATTGAATCTGCAACCCCAAGGTCCCTGCCGCGACCAGCGTCTCTTCGAGATCGCGGGCCTTGTCAGGATTGGCCGCATTCCAGAGGACCGCCACGCGCGAGAGTCCGCGAACCGCCTCCTTGAGCAGCTCCAACCGTTTCCCGCTCAGCTCCCGGGAAAGAGCGGTCAGCCCCGTGACGTTCCCTCCTGGCCGCGCGAGGCTGGCGACGAGCCCGGTACCAACAGCATCGCCACTGGCAGCCATGACGATGGGGATCGTCCTGGTCGCTCGCTGAGCAGCAAGGGCGTCTAGCGTGCTCGGCGTCACAATGATGTCAACTTTGAAACGGACCAGCTCAACAGCGAGATCGAAGAGCCGATCGAGTTTTCCATGTGCCAGTCGGTACTCAATGGCGACGTTCTTTCCCTCAACATAGCCTAGCTCGCGTAAGCCTTGCCGAAATGCCTCCTCGAGGGGCCCGAGCCCGGAGGCGGACGTTAGGTAACCTATCCTGTGGACTTTCGCTGGCGGCTGCGCCCCTGCCATCGTTGCGCCCGCGCCGAGCGCCACTATGACTAGAACAAGGCTAAGATTCATTCTCATATTTTCATGGCGAAGCGTATCCAACCACCATCTGTTATGTCAATCTAAAACCAAGCCTCAGGGATGTTCCAATAAGTCAGCGAGCAAGATTTCCTCAGCCGATTTTTGCACGACCCAGCGGTGGCAGTCTCTCGTGATTTCCTCGCCCTCGTCCTCATCCATGATCCAGTGGCCGTGGCCGGCGTACTCGCGAAATTCCGCGCCGATCAGCTCCGCGAATCGTCGCAGCGAATCCGCCGGCGCCACCCGATCGTCGCGCGCGGCGACGACGAGAATCGGCGCAGGAATGGACTTGGGATCGAGCCTGGCACGCCGGTCGAAAAATTCCCGGATCAGGTCGGGAGACTCGGGCACGAGAGATCGGAGCGCCTCCGGGTGTGCGGCGGGCGGCAGCGCGTTGAGCCAGTTTTTGCGGAAATCTTTCTCCTCGATGCGAAACGGCCGGCGCAAAAAGAGCAGCGGCGAGTACTTTAACCGCAAGAGCCGCAGCGCGCGCGGCAACTCCGGCGCCACTTCGCTCGGCGGCAAGCTTGCGAGCAGGACCAGCGCCGATATACGTTCTTTCGCCGCGGCCTGGCGCGCCGCCAGTCCTCCCAAATCGTGCCCCAAGAGCACCGGCGGAAACTCGGCGGCGCGGATCACCTGCTTGAGATCTTCCACGCAATCCTGAAAGTTTACTCGCTTCAACGCTTCGAGAGCATTTTCTTCGAAGCGTCCGCGGAAATTTACCGCCCAGCATTCCCAGCCTAAATTGGCAAGATGAGTCGCCCACCTGCGCCAGCAGCGGCTCGACGTCCATGCTCCGTGAATCAAGATCAGCGGAGCTTTGAACTTTACTTTCTCCGGCGGCGAGACGTCGATGAGAATTTTGCCGATCCACTTTTCCATGGTAGCGTTCACGATAGCGAAACGAGCCGCGAGATTACCCTCACCCCTTCCCTCTCCCGCGTGCGGGAGAGGGAAGGGGTGAGGGCGCGCCAAGACGCCAAGCGCGCAAAGTTTTTAATAGCGAATTGCGCCGCGAAATAACAAGGCCCTCCCGGGTTTGGACCCGAAGGGCCTTGCACTTTGGACAGCCAGGACAGCCGCCCTATCGCCTGAGATGAGGAGGGTTTAACTCACCGCCGCCACACCACATCCGAACTCTTTACTTTTTCTTTTTCTTCTTGGCTTTCTTCTTTGCCATAGGCGCCTCCTTCTTAGATTCCCCTGAACGGGGTATCAACGCTGGAGGTAGGAGTTCTCGCTCAGGCGAGCAGATTTCCTTCAAACCCTCCCTGTATTTTGTAGGTAATTTTATTATAAGTACGCTAGTAATTGTGTGTCAAGAAAAAAATGGCAATAATATACTTGACTGACCTTCCCTAAAGTGCTATATTCAGAACCATGAAAACACAAATCACATTGCCGACGACTCTGCTTGAGGCGATCCGCTACTTCTCCGATCCTGACGTGTGCCTTGAATTCGTCAGAGAGCTTCGCTGGCCGCATGGCGTGGAATGCCCGCACTGCGGATCGGAGAAAGTGACGTTCCTGAAAAATGCGCGTCTCTGGAAGTGTCACACGAAACACGCCAAGCAAAAATTCTCGGTCAAGGTCGGAACAATTTTTGAGGATAGTCCTATCGGCCTGGACAAGTGGCTTGCTGCCGTATGGATGATAGCGAATTGTAAGAATGGCATTAGCTCCTATGAGATTCACAGAGAGATAGGCGTAACTCAAAAGACCGGATGGTTTATGATGCACCGAATTCGCCTAGCAATGCAGACTGGATCGTTCAAAAAGTTTTCCGGTCAGGTTGAAGCCGACGAAACTTTTATTGGTGGTGCCGCTCGTAATATGCACTGGAGAAAGAAACAGGCGCGAGAAGTGAAGGGACGCGGATCGGTCGGCAAAACAGCCGTGATGGGACTTCTGGAACGTCATCCGCGCAACGGTAGTCAGGTTAAACTTACCGTTGTCCCCAATACCCGATGGAACACCCTACAGAGAAAAGTCAGAGAGAATGTTGAGCGTGGAACCGAGATGCACACGGACGCGCTTCTCTCCTATACCGGACTTGAGCATGACTACCTGCATCGCGTCATAGATCACGCTGAGAGCTACGTTAAAGGACATATCCACACCAACGGCCTCGAAAACTTCTGGAGCCTCTTAAAACGCGGCCTCAAGGGAACCTACGTTAGCGTTGAGCCGTTTCACCTGTTCCGCTACCTCGATGAACAGACTTTCCGGTTCAATACCCGGAGAGGTACAAACGCGGAGAGATTCGCGGAAGTGATGCAGATGGTTGCTGGGAAGCGTCTTACCTATGAGAAGCTAACTGGTAAAGAGAGTGGAGACGGTCTTTTGCCATCGTAGACAGGAACGGGGAAAACGCCGTTGCGACTAGCTCACCACTGCATGTTGATGCCAAATTCTGAGAGCGGGATATCGAGTTGGCCGCATAGGGACCGAAGCAGGTCGGGGTCGAGCCGATCGGTCAAATTCAAATTGGGAACAGGGGCGGTAAATTTGTCTTTATCTGTTTCCCTTAATAGATATTGCTCTGGCTTTGATGCTGTAACGGTCTTTATTTGTACGTTGTATTTGGCTTGAGCCACTCGTAGAAAGTCGGCAAGGGTAGGCCACTGGATAAAGGGATAAGCCATCTAGAGTTGGCAACGAATCTCCGAGCGAAATCCACCGATCATAAAAGCTGGCGGCAGGGAGATTTGGTCATCGTTAATAAGCTCAAGCTGCGCTCGCTCAAAAAGATCATGGTATAGTTGCGGGGCGGGTTTCAATTTAAACGGGGTGATACCTTCCGCCTTGCATGCCGCTAGTCTCACGTGCAGCGTGCGAATTAGTTCGGCCTTAATATCATCTATGGTGCCGTGGGATTGTGCAACAATGTCGTATTCCAAGCATTGAGCCACCCAACCATTCTCTCGCTTCATAATCAGGACTCGTAATTCCATCGTTCTTTCCTCCTGTGATAGTAGCCAGCTACCACTTCGATGCTTGTAGCTTTTACTCCACGACTGCCAGCCTGTCAAGCAATTGGCCCATCGGGGAAAACCCTAGGTCAGATTAAGCAAAAACCTGGCCATCTGTGACTATAATCGGCCCGGGTGGATGGAACTTTACCCATACCCGAGAATGTGATATTGTACCAGGCGTGTCTAAGAAAGCCGAACCGGACTTGTCGGCCTTCCGGCGATTTGAGAAGCGAATGAAAGCTCTTGTCGCTGTTCCGAAAAAAGAGCTTCAAGAGCAATTGGATAAATTTAAGAGGGAGAAGCCTAGGAGAAAATCAGCCTTTCGTTAAAGAAATTGTAGGGAGCTGGAGGGATCGAACCTCCACGGACTTTCGTCCCAGGGTACTTCGGCTGTCAACCTAGCCCTGTGCGTCTGCCTGCATTCCGCCAAGCTCCCATATGTGGAACAGCGGTAAGGTCAATGAAGCGTGGCCTCACCGCTGTTCTCTTTTGGGATAGTCGAAACCTCCCATTTCCCCGTTCCGGTTTTTTTAAGTCCAGGTATTGCAGCTATTACTGTGCCAATGACAGCCGGAGGACGCTTAACTCCGAGTTCGAGCCCCTTAGCTTTAAGAACCTTCATAACATCGACAATGGTTATGTGCTTGTTTCCTTGGTTTGCAAGCGCTACTGCGATCTCTCGAATAACACGACTCCGATCTATGGGATTCAAATTGGTAGGTTGCTTTGGTTTTTCTTCTCTCTTGTTTGCAGGTTTTCGCTCAGGCTCTTGCTGACGAGCGTACATAGCTAATTTTCTGATTAGATCAACTTGACGCTCAAGCGATTCTATTTGGCCTCCTATTTCATTTAAACTCGTGACTGCGATTCGTTTTACCTGGGCAAAATCACCTTTGGCAAGAAAAGCAGCAATCATTTTCACGAAATCTTTCTCTTTTTTCATGGAGTCACCCCTCAAGCCAGTTAGTTAGTAAGTTCAACTATCTATACTAGCTAACTAGGACCGTGTCAAGCCCGGTGATGCGATTTGGAACGAACGGGCTTTCGGTGGCGGAAAAGGGGAAAGGGCAGAATCTTAAAGCGGGTCAGCCAACTATATTATTGCCAAAAAAATGTGATTTTATTTTGGCGTTATCGCCGCCATGAACGATTCGCGGATGAAAAACTGGCGAAACGTTTCCCAGCGGAGTTGTGGAAGAAGTGAACGGCTTTGTCTAATCTTTGATTCTGACGATGTTGAATGCGCCCACGGGACGCGCGAAGCCTTTGAGCTGGAGCTCGCTCAACGGCTCGCTCTCAACGATATGCTCCACTCTGCTCAGCGTCTTCTGATTCGTGAGGATCTGTCCGCCTTTTGCCTCGTCGCAAAGGCGGGACGCCAGATTGGTGACGTTGCCCACCGCGCCGTAGTCCATGCGTCCCTCGAAGCCGATGTTTCCCAGAGTCGCGTAGCTCGAAGCCAGCCCGATGCCTAAGTCGAGATCATAGCCTCTCTTCAGCCAACCGGCGCGCAGCTCCCCGGCCTTGGAGCGCATCTCCACCGCCATGCGCACCGCCCGCTCGGTGTGGTCCTCGCACGGTAGCGGATCGTTGAAGAAAATCATGATGCCGTCGCCGGCAAAGCGCTCCAGGGTTCCTTCGTATTTGAAAATGATTTTTCCCATCTC
It encodes:
- the folE gene encoding GTP cyclohydrolase I FolE, encoding MEEHIRLILKSIGEDPDREGLRRTPKRVSDALAFLTRGYRMNLDEVINNAVFTEEYSEMIVQKNIDFYSLCEHHLLPFFGKAHVAYLPQHKIIGVSKLARVVDVFSSRLQVQERLTSQIATTLMEKLNPLGVGVVIEAEHLCMRMRGVEKQNSMIITSTLLGAFRTRQETRNEFMNLIRSRD
- the mrdA gene encoding penicillin-binding protein 2, producing MISLSSQKEVPPEFRYRTQILLAIVAVIFLFLFGRLFFLQVIDGERYTYLSENNRIRLKKVPGTRGMVLDRRGQLLVDSRPSFDLLFVPEDAPEPENTLRQLARFLGRDEAELLKLSQENKSRTPFQEIVLGKDIDWASMVAVEAHQLDLPGVTLRTRPRRSYVESGMAAHLLGYLGEIGPKQLKTQKDNGYSMGDEIGQFGLERRWEEFLRGQSGGQQVEVDALGRRVRVLHEVEDVPGYNVVLTIDKDVQQAAFEGLKGKDGAIVALDVNSGAVLAMASTPAFDPNVFARGVTSQEWRGLTTDRAYPLNNRAIQGQYPPGSTFKIVLTVASLEEETLSPTQPLACGGSLAVGNRVFRDWKKEGHGSVDLHKGLVQSCDVYYYQLGQRLGIDQIAKHARNLGLGEKTGIALDDEKPGLIPDTAWKKRRFNQPWYPGETPSAAIGQGYITVTPLQMANLMAIIGNGGTRYRPWFVKKVVSLDGSVIQEYGPEKLGAAPLKETTVAFLRDTLRDVVTAGTGGSAKSQIVSIGGKTGTAQVAEMKGAYVKSEQLAYALRDHAWFVAYAPTENPEIAVAVLVEHGGHGGSAAAPLAKSVIEKYFAVRGEPPPANRTLAGTEGDARAN
- a CDS encoding cytochrome c biogenesis protein CcdA, with the translated sequence MTDINFIVAFTSGLLSFLSPCVLPVIPSYLSFISGVSLEEMRGPRAQSLVRRRVVLNSLAFILGFSVVFVSLGVSASFLGGLFAGYRRLIRVAGGALIVIVGIYLLGVFKISALDRYFQVNLKDKPAGYLGSALIGVTFAVAWIPCVGPILGAILTWAATSSRVSEGVFLLSGYAAGLALPFFLSAVAVNSFFHFSQAFRRYIGYVHAAAGVLLVIVGVLLMTDYFTLLNSYAIRFTPQWLYQRL
- a CDS encoding TlpA disulfide reductase family protein; translated protein: MISQRFIASLFLLLSALWFGNGESWGQSGRAPGLNYKLVPNLEPMKDASPTPDFTLPDLSGKKASLKDFRGKLVLLNFWATWCVPCREEMPAMERLYQQFKSKGFTIVAVDVKDSRKDALQFLKELKITYPVMFDPEGEVGLLYGAWGLPATYLIGSKGEGLARMWGPASWDGAAAKQLIQELLDGKR
- a CDS encoding leucyl aminopeptidase; translated protein: MEIKFQDQQPERIKTGLLAVPVREKQLDGPVIRRLDRLLHGGLAERVKKSQFTGAEGSSLSYSTAGRMPAANLVLIGLGKAEEVGADSWRKAGARARKEASALGAEDVGFFFSPEKEAELAAGAVAEGVLLASYQFNKYRSERKPSAALRSFILFRPGLSRSSGMVRAVKLALDIAPGVSLARDLVNEPPSVATARYLGEQAQRHCRGKSLSVEVWNKKKIEAMNLAGLLAVNRGSAEEPRFIVIRYRPAGKGKKKVALVGKGITFDSGGLSLKPAKSMETMKLDMAGGAAIIGAMSRLPGLGLPVEVTGYIPTTDNLPGGSAQKPGDIIRYLNGKTIEVLNTDAEGRLILADGLALAAKEKPDYIVNLATLTGACMVALGTEVAGIFSNNQALADALIRSGRESGEKLWQLPLVKEYRDEIKSSVADMKNIGGSYGGAITAALILQEFVDGVPWAHLDIAGPAFAEKDMLTSPKGGTGFGVRTLLRFLSTL
- the rodA gene encoding rod shape-determining protein RodA codes for the protein MPIDRRLAAHFDWTLFGIVVGLIFLGILTIYSATYSVSEHQGSGLATKQFYWFLIGIVALVTATTFDYHRVDRIAYPFYGVILVLLGIVFFIGHSGGGSQRWIHLGFFTLQPSELAKLAIVLALTKFLQYDEPPAGYRLRDLWMPFALMAPLAVLTLIQPDLGTAVIIVVVFFSMILMGGLKLRSFLYLAAAGLTFLPLGWHFLKEYQRNRIWTFLNPDLDPLGAGYHVIQSKIAVGSGRWFGKGFLNGTQNRLDFLPAQHTDFIFAVFAEEWGLIGCLILLALYLALTVVALGIVSRAKDRIGALLAFGVLSIFFAHVVVNICMVTGLMPVVGIPLPLLSYGGSSMVSMMVAMGLLINVSMRRFTF
- the trxA gene encoding thioredoxin → MGKITEVSDANFEAEVLRSNLPVLVDFWAPWCGPCKAIAPIVEELAAEYDGKLKVAKLNVDNNPGTASRYGVRGIPTLLILKGGTVKDQVVGAVAKAKLVQAIGNVLGS